Within the Streptomyces sp. Edi2 genome, the region CACGCATTCGCTAAGGTTAAACGTAACTTGGTTTGTTCCCTGAACAGCACCTCCGTCGATCTCAGTTCTGATTTAGGCTCAGTTTTGTACCGGCAGCTGCCCGGCCAGGTGGGCGCCCTCCTCCGCAGTGATACCTCGTTGGAGGTTGTAGTCGTACTGCAGCTGGTTAACGGGGCTGCTTGCCGGATAGACGTCCTCCCTGTTGCGGCCGGCCGATGAGGACCGCCAAGAAGGCCGGGCCTGCCTGGCTCCGGTGGGCCACGAGACACAGATGGCGGTGAGTGTGAGTCCGCGGTCATGGGGAAGTGGCTGGCTGGTGCGGCTGGCAACATGGTTCGCCTGTCGGGAACGGCCGCCGCGTGACACGCAACGTGACCAGCACCACTCAGAATTACTTATCGGTACGGTCTCGGTGTCCATGTGGAACTGTGCGCAGAATTTACTCATTGCGACTCATGGTGCAGATGGCTATCTCTGCCCCTTTGTGGTGCATTGAATTCGGGGGCGTGTGTGAGTCAGACGAAGTCGGGCGCCGGGATGTACTTGCAGCGGCTCGCCATCAACAACTTCCGGTCCTGTTATGACGTGGAGGTCGAGTTCCGCCCCGACATCACCCTCCTGGTTGGGGAGAACAACTCCGGCAAGTCCAACGTCATCGAAGCGCTGCGGCTGGCCACCACGCCGCTCAACCGCCGGGCCACCCGGTGGCTGGAGGAAACCGACCTCGCCCACGGCCGGGAGAGCGATGAGGTGTCCTTCCGTGCGACCTACGCCGGGCTGACGATGGCGCAGCGGGCGCACTACATCACGGCGCTGGACACCGAGACGAACCTGGCCACCTACACCACGACCTATCAGCGGGACGCCGCACGGCAGCAGATGCGGCCCAACGTGACCGCCGGGCCGGTTGACGGGCCCGACGCGGAGGCGGACAAGCGCGACCAGATCGCCCACGTCTACCTGGCCCCGCTGCGCGACGCGCAGCGGGAGCTGGCCTCCTCGGACGGCAACCGGCTGCCCGCATCATCAAATATCTCACCAGCGACAAGGAGCGTGACGAATTCCGCAGCCAGGCGAATGAGTCCTTCACGAAGCTCAAGGACCATCCGGTCCTGATCTCCACGACCAAGGAGATCCAAGGACACCTGGGAGAGCTGACGAACGCGGTGCGCGGGCAGACCGTGGAGGTCTCCTTCGCCGATTACGAGCTGCACCGCCTGGCCCGCAGCCTGCGCGTGAAGATGGCCGAGGTGGGCATCCCGCCGACCGACCTGACCGAGTCGGGCCTGGGCTATGCCAACCTGCTCTTCATCGCGACCGTCATCCTGGAGCTGCGCAACGCCCAAGACGTGGAGCTGACCATCTTCCTGGTGGAGGAACCCGAGGCGCACCTGCACCCCCAACTGCAGGCGGTGTTGCTGGACTACCTGTGCGAACAGGCCACGGCCTCGCTGAAGGACGACCCCCACGGCCCGGCTGGCCGCATCCAGGTGATTGCGACCGCCCACTCCCCCAACCTGGCCGAGCAGCATCGGCATCGAGAACGTCGTGGCCCTGCGCACGCAGTTGACGAACGAGACGGTCCAGGTCGCCGAGGGGAGCCCGGCGCAGGACGCGGGTGCTGCCGCTGGCCGCGCTGGACCTCACGGACGAACTGACCGTCGTGACCGACGGCGACCCGGGCCTTCCCGACGAGGAGAAGGAGAGCGGGCCGGCCGGCACCCCGGTTGCGGCCGCCGCCGACGCGGAGGGGGGTGAGGAGGACGAGCCGGATGACGAGGAGGAGAGCGCGGTGGACAACCGCAAGGACCGCCTGCTCGCCCATGCTGTATCCATCGGGGCGCAGGGTCGCTTGATCGTGGTCGAGGCCCAGCACGCCCTGGAGGCGGACCTGCTCGCCCCCGAGGTTAACGAGCCGGTGCTGCGGGCCGCCTTCCTCAAGC harbors:
- a CDS encoding AAA family ATPase, which translates into the protein MSQTKSGAGMYLQRLAINNFRSCYDVEVEFRPDITLLVGENNSGKSNVIEALRLATTPLNRRATRWLEETDLAHGRESDEVSFRATYAGLTMAQRAHYITALDTETNLATYTTTYQRDAARQQMRPNVTAGPVDGPDAEADKRDQIAHVYLAPLRDAQRELASSDGNRLPASSNISPATRSVTNSAARRMSPSRSSRTIRS
- a CDS encoding AAA family ATPase, with amino-acid sequence MRGQTVEVSFADYELHRLARSLRVKMAEVGIPPTDLTESGLGYANLLFIATVILELRNAQDVELTIFLVEEPEAHLHPQLQAVLLDYLCEQATASLKDDPHGPAGRIQVIATAHSPNLAEQHRHRERRGPAHAVDERDGPGRRGEPGAGRGCCRWPRWTSRTN